Part of the Vitis vinifera cultivar Pinot Noir 40024 chromosome 13, ASM3070453v1 genome is shown below.
TTAGGTAAAGGGTAAACACGGCAACTAACATTACTGTCTTTAAAAATGCTGGTAACTACCTCCACTCACGTTCAAAACAAAACAGGAATTCAAGCAAACATAGAACTAACTCTATGGCAAAATCAAGTTCCAAAGTACACCAAAATTCTTCATTAGTAGAAAAATTCAGATCCATTCTTGGGATAAAATCACCCTAGTAGAAGAAACCAAGCACTTTGCCACCAACATTCTTTCTCCTAGCCTCCTCATGATCCATGATGCCAGCCGAAGTAGTCAGCACAATGTATCCAAACTGCAATTTTTGGACCATCATCAAAGGTCATCAAATGAAACCACATATATTGTTGGCAAAGGAAATCTAGCCTGTAATACACTAGTATGCAGCTAAAATAATAACAGCATATGAAAAGACATGTACATTATATATTGTTAGGTAGAAAGCAACCTAGGAGGCTAAAGTTATCTAATTCCAGCACATTCTCAATCACttcaaaattctatgaatagcaAACTCAATTGATCCAGTGACGTTTAAGTTCCAATTATATCTAATGGGTAAAACCCATCAGAAAACACCCGTTAGTGAGCTTGTGATTACTCAGTGGTGACTGGAGCAGCAGTTTCATGGAAGTAGAATTAACAAGGAGGTTTCATGCTAACCTGTCTTGAGGGGAGCAGCCTAGCAGTCCATGGCTCAATATCTTTGACACCCACATCAAAACGGGGACTGATAACCCCACATTTGTTTAGTCTTCCATTCAGTTCAACAACAATCTTTCCAGACCTGTGATCATCAACATACTCAAACTCTCCAATGTAACCTGTAGAGCAAAATAAAATCAGTAAAATACGTGAATAAAAATGTACACaggtaacaaaaaaaaacaatgcaaaagtaaagaagaaaagaaaattgaaacaaTCTGAAATTCAAATGAATTGATTAGTACCATGCTTCTGCATAACCAGGAGAAATTTGACGATCACTTTTGAGGAAGGTCTGATCATCACCTGTCGCTTCCCACGCTTCTCTGCATTGTACATGCTCTTGAGAGCATCATTCAGGACACTAACTCTCACCATCTTCACTAAACAAGGCCGCTACAAAATATAAAAGGGTTGTCAAACTACTTGCACAAAACTTTGACATGAAATCCCAcatgataaataagaaaaaatagaaatcaagcagaacagaaacaaaaaaaaaagggcatgaACCCATATCTGGAAGAGAGATTTGCGCTCTTAGACTCTTGTTgttcaataaaacaaaaaatgtatgGCTTATTGAATTTGCTATTGCTATAAAGCCAAGGGATGGGAAACACATTATACAGAATTCAAACCTTCTGTCATTTGACAAATGATAACTACTGACATTTTGTATTAGTTTATCAATCTTTTAATGGTAAAGAAATAAACCAATTGATAGTGTGGCTTATCTCAACTCTTTCAGGGCACCTAGCTAGAGGCCACTCTCTCAAACTAGCCAGTTATAATCCATAATATGCTAAGCCAACTCCATCACCTAGACACTTCCAACCATAAGGCcaagcaaacaatattcattttccCAATAATCACCACTTCAGAACATCCATTTGGTACATAATAACTCCACAAATACACCCAATGACAACCAAGTATATAGTCTTTCATCACCATTTTATCATTAACCACAAATAATATGCATTTGGCAGTATTTCTACTCAAAAGTACTTTTAGTAAAAGCGCTTTCAgatgtttcctaaattttgtcaaacacctaattttttttcaaaaacacttttttaactaaaagagcttcctagaatcactaccaaacagacTCTTGATTAAACAACTGCAAAATTAATCATCCTGTATTCATCAGAAACTCTAACAGAGAAAGaacaattaaaatcaatcacCTAACTTTCTCTTTTGGAAACAAATCTCTTTATTAACAAGGATCCAGCTTCTATGTAATATTTCCTACTATGACACGGGGACAGGAACAACTACAAAGACTATTAGCATGCAGTAATGACCTATTCCAACTGTTCATCATCTGTTACATAAACCAACCATTTCAGACAAACATACTAAATCATAAATCAGTGGCATCGATAACCACGAGCCCTAACAATAATCCTGGAGGCATTTAATTTCAGTACCTTGATCGGATCATCGACATAGATTTGTTCTCGAAAAGAACGAGGGTAATGCTTAAGAAAGACAGGTTTTCCCTTCCCTTTCCCTCGTTCTCCCGAGAACCAAACGGAGGTAATAcccaaaaaatgcaaaaatacaaTAATCAAAATGATCAAATCAGGATCATCTATCGAAACAACAGATAAAGAGATTTGAAACAAAGAACCGTATAAACAGGAGAGGAATCAAGCGAGAGAGATGAAATGCTCAAGTTTGGGCGGTCCGTACCAGAGATCTGCAGAAGCGCCTCCAAAGCAGAGAGCAGGAGCTAGGGTTTTGGGAGGCTTTGAGAACTAAACAAATGAAACCCTAGCGCGTCTATATCAGGGTGGGAAAATGGCATGAAATTACTTTTATACCCTTTCTGGGCTTCCCGTACGGAGAGCCCAATACATGAcagaaaatttatatgaaaagtcccaaaaaaaaaaatattttgataatcatGGCATTGTTATtgaaataaattccaaattcatttacttaattttaattacattatatattattttattaaaatataaaaaaaataagaagaataagaaataaCTCCAAAATAatgtaacttaatttttttaaatatttagtttttactATGTTATTTCATAAtataacttatattttataatctccaaaataattattttatttgatgatCTGTACGAACTCATGTTAACTTAAATTGCTCATAAACTTGACATGGATTAGGAATTCTTAACACCACCTCGAGTTAGGTTTGACATGGATTAACCTTCTAACCCGTTTAAGTTGTAGCCTAGTCACTTCATATAacaatttgatttaattaaattttaatttttgttataaaaaaggtaatattctttatttataaaaatttgaatattttaaatattaatactaTTAATATGAATTGAAAAGTAAATTATGAAGGGATCttaatatgaaagaaaattca
Proteins encoded:
- the LOC100258124 gene encoding small ribosomal subunit protein uS8, producing the protein MVRVSVLNDALKSMYNAEKRGKRQVMIRPSSKVIVKFLLVMQKHGYIGEFEYVDDHRSGKIVVELNGRLNKCGVISPRFDVGVKDIEPWTARLLPSRQFGYIVLTTSAGIMDHEEARRKNVGGKVLGFFY